The following is a genomic window from Miscanthus floridulus cultivar M001 chromosome 14, ASM1932011v1, whole genome shotgun sequence.
GCTCACCGGGGGCTTGTCGGCGGAAGGTCGCGTGCAGGTCGGGCCCGGTGCACGCAGCGCCGAGGTCGCGTCGATGCCGTACGCGCGTTCTCACTGTTCAGCGCAGGGCTCTGGCCGGTGACGAGGGGCTCCGAGGGGTCGTTCCGGCGTGCAGGAAGTCGTGGTGCGGGTGGCTCCGAGACGGCTTCGTGTCGTGGCCGCGGCGACTCCCGGTGCGGCTCAAGGAGATGGCGCGGGCAGGGAGGAAGCTCGCTGCATTTCGGTGGTTCGGGGTGCTAGTCCGCGTGACGCAGGGACAGGTTGACGCGGCGAAGGCTCGGTGCAGGTAGAGCTCCGCGGTGGCTTCGTGGTGCTGCTGCTGtgtcgcggcggcggcgtggttgGCGCCGTCGCGACCTCAGGGTGGCAAGGCTATGGCGTTCTGGTACTGGGAATGGAGGCAGAGAGGAGACGGGAAGAAGCGGCGGCGGCCAGAGGGAGAGGGTGAGGAGGCGACGGCTGGGGGTTTTTATAGCTGGGGCGACTCGGGTTTCGCAAGGGGGCGGGCGAGCGATGGGACGGGCGGCGGCGATCTCCGGCGTCCGTGCAGCGGGGACACGCGGCGTGTATCCGGGGCGCGGGGCAGGTAGCGGTGCCTGGGAAGCTTCTGGAGCACTCCAGAAGGAAGCGGGGCTGGGCGCGGATGGCGTGGGCGTCCTCCACTCCGGTGGACGGGAAACGGGATGGCGGGCTTCAAAACGGAGGACGGAAAGCATGCATAGTACGTCGTGGTCCGCGGCGAGCAAGATGACGCTGCTTCTTGACGGAGGGGCGACGGGAGGGGATCGGCTCCTGCTATGCATCTTTGGCTGGCACGTGGGTCCTACGAACGGCGTCAGGTGCAGGCGTCCATCGCGAACGCTCTGCCGCTTGCTGCAGCTGGCAAGTTGGACCCGCACACAGGGGCATGCACGTGACGTGATGGGGAAACCGAGGAAGCGGCGGCGGCTTCCCTACGCGCGTGAGGGCGGAGGGGGAGTGCTGGGCTGCGGTTGGTGCCCAGGTTGGGCCAACGGTGGTGTGGGCTTGCGGGAGGAATGGCTCGAACTGGGCCGGAAGATGAGGAAGGGAGCAAGCCTGGGCCAGAGACTGAGCTGGGATCGCCGAGAGGGATGAGGCCGGATAGGGCCAAAAGGGCCTGTCGGCTAGGAAACCAAATAGAGGCTTTTCTATTTTGCTCTAGGGTAGAGAGACAGGGTTTACCTCCAAGCATAGCCAGGACAAGAACCAAACACTCATACATCTTACGCTAAATGCGGTGCATCAATTACTTGTGAACTCAATTTGGATAAGATGAGAGAGAGTTAGGTTTTCGTTTTAGAAAATAATAAATCATGCGTGCGGGTTGCATGTTGAATTCGAGTGCGGCTCGAATTCAACTAAGGTTTTAATTTTCCTCAAAAGCATTTTATTTGAATACACCTTTGTCACGTAGGTGATCAATCTTCATGACAAATAGTTCAttgtaaaaagttttgaagctCGGATTTTGAATTTGGGGCGGGAAGgaaaaatatttgacttaagtTGGACCTAACGTTTACATGCAACACCCATTCAAGcaaaaaatttaaaaagttgGGGTTTTTCTATTACACAGAATCATGGAATGTTATAGTCCTTCCCCATTACAgtaatctcatcctcgagattaagGTGGTACTCAGTCGGTGAAGAGGTGGGGTGCTGCTTCCGAagctcttcttccttctcccaaGTTGCTTCTCGTTCAGCGTGGTTGCTCCATGGAACCTTACAGAAGGGGATGGTCGTTCTTCTGGTTTCCTTGACGGCTTGATCCAGAATCTTCATAGGGTGCTCAAGGTACTCAAGTGTGTATTGTAGATCTAGGGCTTCTGTGTGGACTTGTTCTTCTGGAACTCTCAGGCACTTCCTCAGCTGTGAGATGTGGAACACATGGTGCACTCCAGCTAGGTTAGGTGGCAGCTCCAACTTGTAGGCGAGCTTCCCAATTTTCTTCAAGATCTTGTAGGGGCCTATAAAGCGGGGTGCTAGCTTTCCTTTGACGTGAAACCTCACGGTGCCTCTGAGGGGTGACACCTTAAGATACacagtctccaacttcgaaactAAGatctcttctcttgtcagcatagctcttctaTCGAGTCTGAGCTATCTTATGGTTTTCTCTGATCTTAGCCACTTGCTCTTCAACATCTTTTATCATTGTAGGTCCAAAGAACTGTCTTTCTCTAACTTCtgaccacatgagtggggtcatgcactttctgccatatagagcttcaaatggtgacatcttcaaGCTGGGTTGATGgctgttgttgtaggaaaactcaacAAAGGGTAGACTTCTCTCCCAATCAGATCCATAAGTCaaaacacaagctctaagcaagtCTTCTAGAATCTGATTCACTCTTTTAGTCTGACCATTAGTCTAAGGGTGGAAAGATATGCTGTAATCCAAGGTGGTACCCATGGCCTTGTGAAAGCTCCTCCAGAACTTAGctatgaattgtggtcctctatctgacacaatggtctttggagCTCCATGCAGACGTAGGATGTTGTCAACGTACAAGTTTGCAAGCTTATCAACGGTGTAAGCTATTTTCACCGGGATGTGTTGGTGTTTCGAATAaataccaactagtaaatttgtatttgttgcgcgttgggcccggatggtatgctaaaagacacaaggtttatactggttcgggtagaatatccctacgtccagtttgctgctgctgctcgtgttattagcactaaaaggttcatagtagggggtacaaacggctgagagagggactggtcccaagtctctgatggaaaggtcgaacgggtgctgagagctcggttgctgctcagctatatgttatgtgatgcgtggtgtgtaGAATTGAttcgtccccttagtggggtgccctgccctcccttttatagatcaagggggagcagagATTACAgacgggagaaagaagaaaaaccagaggccaagaaggtccttcgaaggtgtcggATCTTACTTTTCCTTTGAGCCTGTCCTGCTGACACGGCAGACAGTGCTAGGGATAACATGTTtggtgatcctgatagggccgtgctctagcttcgttcagcaagtggtcatgtcccatcccacTGCAGCGGGCGGCGCGACACACTAGGGTGCCGAGTCgtgaccctatggggagcagacgGCATAGAGGCCCCATGTTTGctactgtagatgacatgagtttcctcctagaccatagtggttgtcgtatgtttccaTCAGGATTCGTGTCCAAgggcaaatgccggcgcccataacactgtaggacaaatgtcggcgcccacaacactgtttgggctctgacatgcctagaagggcttaaagcgcccatct
Proteins encoded in this region:
- the LOC136502996 gene encoding uncharacterized protein — its product is MLTREEILVSKLETVYLKVSPLRGTVRFHVKGKLAPRFIGPYKILKKIGKLAYKLELPPNLAGVHHVFHISQLRKCLRVPEEQVHTEALDLQYTLEYLEHPMKILDQAVKETRRTTIPFCKVPWSNHAEREATWEKEEELRKQHPTSSPTEYHLNLEDEITVMGKDYNIP